A genomic stretch from Anaerococcus mediterraneensis includes:
- a CDS encoding S41 family peptidase: MKRIGKILLGLCLAGAIGFTGFMLGSNIKGGLNENQTELIGQMDSLKELLDRNFLFDYDEQKLYDGSLKGMFANLGDPYTAYYPQDEFKKLMENLDGRYKGIGITVSNSNEGLIKVIQVFEKSPAKEAGMKSGDFIKSVEGVDYRGSDLEKAVAVMRGEENTKVNIVVIRKDEENPNGKEIPMQVERRDVSVDTVYSKTLSLGDYSIGYLRLSAFDDITWDDFKEKYAKLKNEDIKGLVLDLRNNPGGSLDVCLKIADLFLDEGVIVTTEDKNKNVITEKSNAEYDDIPMVVLINENSASASEILTGAFKDRGRAKIVGTKSYGKGIVQKLFPLGNGAGAKITISEYKTPNGDKINKIGIEPDIVEENKNPDLDLNDNDFAKDNQMLKALSALLKEIREKNE, from the coding sequence ATGAAAAGAATAGGTAAAATACTTTTGGGCCTTTGCTTGGCAGGAGCTATTGGCTTTACTGGTTTTATGCTAGGGTCTAATATAAAAGGCGGATTAAATGAAAACCAAACCGAGCTTATCGGTCAAATGGACTCCCTAAAGGAGCTTTTAGATAGGAATTTCCTCTTTGATTATGATGAGCAAAAACTTTATGATGGTTCTCTAAAGGGCATGTTTGCCAACCTTGGTGATCCTTATACTGCTTATTATCCACAAGATGAATTTAAAAAACTTATGGAAAATTTAGATGGCAGATACAAGGGCATAGGTATCACAGTTTCAAACTCCAATGAGGGACTTATAAAGGTCATTCAGGTTTTTGAAAAATCACCAGCCAAGGAAGCAGGTATGAAATCAGGCGATTTTATAAAATCAGTAGAGGGAGTTGACTATAGGGGTTCTGACTTAGAAAAGGCTGTGGCAGTCATGAGAGGCGAAGAAAATACCAAGGTCAATATAGTAGTTATAAGAAAAGACGAAGAAAACCCAAATGGCAAGGAAATCCCAATGCAGGTTGAAAGACGAGATGTAAGCGTAGATACTGTATATTCAAAAACCCTATCACTGGGAGATTATTCTATAGGATATTTGAGATTATCAGCCTTTGATGATATAACATGGGATGACTTCAAGGAAAAATACGCCAAACTTAAAAACGAGGATATAAAGGGTCTAGTTTTAGATCTTAGAAACAATCCTGGTGGATCTTTGGACGTTTGTCTAAAGATAGCAGACTTATTTTTAGACGAGGGAGTCATAGTTACAACAGAAGATAAAAATAAAAATGTCATAACAGAAAAATCAAATGCTGAATATGATGATATACCAATGGTTGTCCTTATAAATGAAAACTCAGCTTCTGCATCAGAGATTCTCACAGGAGCCTTCAAGGATAGGGGCAGGGCCAAAATAGTAGGTACAAAGTCTTATGGCAAGGGCATAGTTCAAAAGCTATTCCCTCTTGGTAATGGCGCTGGAGCCAAGATCACTATAAGTGAATATAAAACACCAAATGGGGATAAGATCAACAAAATTGGTATAGAGCCAGACATAGTAGAAGAAAATAAAAATCCTGACCTAGACCTAAATGACAATGATTTTGCCAAGGATAATCAGATGCTCAAGGCCTTGTCAGCCCTACTAAAAGAAATCAGAGAAAAAAATGAATAA
- a CDS encoding class C sortase, with protein sequence MAKKAKSKKKVNKKAKWIFRLIFLLGFLVMAYPLISRLYYRIDSNDKVSSFNSEVEKLDTAEIDRRINLAKAYNESLSGKIASDPYTRKQQEEGRKEYARMLEVEEMIGTVDIPKINQNLPIYAGTSEDILQKGVGHLEGTSLPIGGNSTHTVLTAHSGLPEATLFTHLNQLEIGDKFYIHNIEGIIAYQVDQIKVIEPSNFEDLLISPGHDYATLLTCTPIMINTHRLIVRGHRVPYVPAVDEELIRESRNNWIFRLLFFASLILILILIILILKLKRDNKNYFKKIAEISKKGFGKEKPKSNPVGDLFDNLANDEDDGDD encoded by the coding sequence ATGGCAAAAAAAGCTAAGAGCAAAAAAAAAGTAAATAAAAAGGCCAAGTGGATTTTTAGGCTGATATTCCTTTTGGGATTTTTGGTCATGGCCTATCCTTTGATTTCTAGGCTTTATTACCGTATCGACTCAAATGATAAGGTATCTAGCTTTAATTCTGAGGTAGAAAAACTAGATACAGCCGAGATCGACAGGCGTATAAACCTAGCCAAGGCTTACAACGAATCCCTTTCTGGCAAGATAGCATCAGACCCTTATACTAGAAAACAACAGGAGGAGGGCCGCAAAGAGTATGCAAGGATGCTAGAGGTAGAGGAAATGATTGGTACGGTTGATATACCAAAGATCAATCAAAATCTCCCAATTTATGCTGGTACTAGCGAGGATATACTCCAAAAGGGTGTAGGACATTTGGAGGGTACAAGCTTGCCTATAGGGGGCAACTCTACTCACACAGTTTTGACCGCCCATTCGGGTCTGCCAGAGGCGACTCTTTTTACCCACCTCAACCAACTAGAGATAGGGGATAAATTTTATATCCACAATATAGAGGGGATCATTGCCTATCAGGTTGACCAGATCAAGGTCATAGAACCATCAAATTTTGAAGACCTTTTGATCAGCCCTGGCCATGATTATGCTACACTTTTGACCTGTACACCAATCATGATCAATACCCACAGGCTCATAGTCAGGGGCCACCGTGTACCATATGTACCGGCTGTTGATGAGGAGCTTATAAGAGAGAGCAGAAACAATTGGATCTTTAGACTCCTATTCTTTGCATCCTTGATTTTGATTTTAATTTTGATTATCTTGATCCTCAAGCTAAAGAGGGATAATAAAAATTATTTCAAGAAGATTGCAGAAATTAGCAAAAAAGGCTTTGGCAAAGAAAAACCAAAGTCAAATCCTGTTGGTGATCTTTTTGACAACCTAGCAAATGATGAGGATGATGGAGATGACTAA
- a CDS encoding MBL fold metallo-hydrolase — MQIIEVNKNIYQAIFPLTGNPLKSINIFTIKDDDSALIVDTGFNNPENRANMDAMIEALDLDLSKTSLFLTHLHSDHVGLAKYLEDKGIKEVFLSEVDGKIVENGLTKDQFQWKNIIDAADFQGLGDENLVIDDHPGYKNRPQELFEYTKINPGFNLSVGGYDFVTIDEAGHTPGMLGLYDKENKILFCGDHILGKITPNITYWGDEYGDSLRIYLKNIEKVKDLDIKHLYSSHRFLVEDTNARIDELTSHHHARLDDCLEIIKKLGRANTKEITKKMHWDIRAKDWNDFPSSQKWFAVGEAAAHLKYLLNEGKIKEEVENGVGYYSLV, encoded by the coding sequence ATGCAAATAATAGAAGTCAATAAAAATATTTACCAGGCGATTTTCCCACTTACAGGCAATCCACTTAAATCTATAAATATATTCACCATCAAGGATGATGATTCTGCTCTTATAGTAGATACTGGTTTTAACAATCCAGAAAATAGGGCAAATATGGATGCTATGATAGAGGCTTTGGATCTTGATTTATCAAAAACCAGCCTATTTTTAACCCACCTTCACTCAGACCACGTTGGCCTTGCCAAATATTTGGAGGATAAGGGGATCAAGGAAGTATTTTTGTCAGAAGTAGATGGCAAAATTGTAGAAAATGGGCTGACCAAAGACCAATTCCAATGGAAAAACATAATAGATGCGGCAGATTTCCAGGGCCTAGGAGATGAAAACCTAGTTATAGATGACCACCCAGGCTATAAAAACAGACCACAAGAATTGTTTGAATATACAAAAATAAATCCAGGATTCAACCTATCTGTCGGCGGCTATGATTTTGTAACAATCGATGAAGCCGGCCACACACCAGGCATGCTTGGCCTTTATGATAAAGAAAACAAAATTTTATTTTGCGGCGACCATATCCTTGGCAAGATCACACCAAATATCACCTATTGGGGCGATGAGTACGGAGATAGTTTGAGAATCTACCTAAAAAATATAGAAAAAGTCAAAGACTTGGACATAAAACACCTTTACTCATCACACAGGTTTTTGGTAGAAGACACCAACGCAAGAATAGATGAGCTAACCTCCCACCACCATGCAAGGCTTGATGACTGCCTAGAGATAATCAAAAAACTTGGCAGAGCAAATACAAAAGAGATCACAAAAAAAATGCACTGGGACATCAGGGCCAAAGACTGGAATGATTTCCCATCCAGTCAAAAATGGTTCGCAGTAGGAGAGGCAGCAGCCCACCTAAAATACCTATTAAATGAAGGCAAAATCAAAGAAGAAGTGGAAAACGGAGTAGGATATTACTCCCTAGTATAA
- the fni gene encoding type 2 isopentenyl-diphosphate Delta-isomerase: MISKRQIRKDEHIENYLKTSIHNDTLFDDVIIEHNSLSAVDFDKIDTSIEFLGQKIDMPLMINAMTGGGELSYDINEDLSSICQNLNIAMAVGSQAIGLEDEEGAESFSLMADKNLLRIGNLGAERSLEDFINAAGMINANAMQVHLNIAQELFMPEGDRDFSKINANLKNLAENLELPLIVKETGNGMSRKTIESLVEMGFKYIDISGSGGTNFIEIEDMRDFESDYKEFYKWGIPTAQSIIEAREVSDEIFIIGSGGITNAVDMAKALILGADMTAISGEALRYLLHGGYDACYQYLTDLKKRLKITMALLGVENIGQLKKVDYKIVGRLKDLVG, translated from the coding sequence ATGATTAGCAAAAGACAAATAAGAAAAGATGAGCATATAGAAAATTACCTAAAAACTAGCATCCACAATGATACCCTTTTTGATGATGTCATAATAGAACACAATAGCTTATCAGCAGTTGATTTTGACAAGATCGACACCTCTATAGAGTTTTTGGGCCAAAAAATTGATATGCCCCTCATGATAAATGCCATGACAGGTGGGGGCGAGCTAAGCTATGATATAAACGAAGACCTATCGTCAATCTGCCAAAACCTAAACATAGCAATGGCAGTAGGCAGCCAAGCCATAGGGCTAGAGGATGAGGAAGGTGCCGAGTCATTTTCCCTAATGGCTGATAAAAACCTTCTTAGAATCGGCAATCTCGGTGCAGAAAGAAGCCTAGAAGATTTTATAAATGCTGCAGGCATGATAAATGCCAATGCCATGCAGGTCCACCTAAATATTGCCCAGGAGCTATTTATGCCAGAAGGCGATAGGGACTTTAGCAAGATAAATGCTAATCTCAAAAACCTAGCAGAAAATCTAGAATTGCCACTCATAGTCAAGGAAACTGGTAATGGCATGAGTAGGAAAACTATAGAAAGTCTTGTAGAAATGGGTTTTAAATATATAGACATATCAGGCAGCGGTGGAACCAATTTTATAGAAATAGAAGATATGAGAGACTTTGAATCAGACTATAAAGAATTTTATAAATGGGGGATCCCAACAGCCCAGTCTATCATAGAAGCCAGAGAAGTATCTGATGAGATTTTTATAATAGGATCTGGCGGGATTACAAATGCAGTAGATATGGCCAAGGCCCTAATTTTAGGAGCGGATATGACTGCAATAAGCGGAGAAGCTCTCAGATATCTCCTCCACGGTGGCTATGATGCCTGCTACCAATACCTAACAGACCTAAAAAAGAGGCTGAAAATAACTATGGCCCTCCTTGGGGTAGAAAATATAGGTCAGCTTAAAAAAGTAGATTATAAAATTGTAGGCAGGCTCAAAGACCTTGTTGGATAA
- a CDS encoding sodium:alanine symporter family protein, whose protein sequence is MSFLKFIKNINSILYYPILTLILIGVGLYFTYKTGLIQFRLFSDAIKVIKEKPDGEDDVSSFQALMVSTASRVGTGNIVGVSNAICLGGVGAVFWMWIIAIIGGASAFIESTLAQIYKQKEKDGSSFGGPSYYIEKGLGSRKFGVIFAIALIATYAIGFNMLASFNLQDSFRSYSFYKDGHTSWIIGGILAIFAGYSILGGGKRIIKFTSVIVPVMGLVYVLMSLLMILMNIKNLPAMFVMIIEDAFNFKAIFGGLAGSAMVEGIKRGLYSNEAGMGSAPNAAASAVVSHPAKQGLVQMISVFIDTLLICTATAFMGLISGVAPSAELAGSAYIQKSLSTVFGSYGYFFISLCLVFFAFTTLLGNLFYCDSCLTYLKKEIPSDKFMLIFRIAAIILIFLGAGMEMDLAWSLADLLMGIMCLINIISILVLSKEAFACLDDYKSQRKEGKDPVFLAKNIGMNEEKLDFWK, encoded by the coding sequence ATGAGTTTTTTGAAATTTATTAAGAATATAAATAGTATTTTGTATTACCCTATACTTACTCTTATCCTGATAGGAGTTGGTTTGTACTTTACTTATAAGACTGGGCTGATCCAGTTTAGGCTTTTTTCTGATGCTATAAAAGTCATCAAGGAAAAACCAGATGGTGAGGATGATGTTTCATCTTTCCAGGCCCTCATGGTTTCTACTGCATCTAGAGTAGGTACTGGCAATATCGTTGGAGTATCAAATGCCATCTGTCTAGGCGGAGTTGGAGCAGTTTTTTGGATGTGGATCATAGCTATCATAGGTGGAGCATCTGCCTTTATAGAGTCGACCCTGGCTCAAATTTACAAGCAAAAAGAAAAGGATGGGTCATCCTTTGGTGGTCCTTCTTATTATATAGAAAAGGGACTCGGGTCTAGAAAGTTCGGTGTCATCTTTGCCATAGCCCTCATTGCGACCTATGCTATTGGTTTTAATATGCTAGCTTCCTTCAATCTCCAGGACTCCTTCAGATCCTATAGTTTTTATAAGGACGGACATACTTCTTGGATTATTGGTGGAATTTTGGCAATCTTTGCTGGTTATTCTATACTTGGTGGGGGCAAGAGGATTATCAAATTTACATCAGTCATAGTCCCAGTTATGGGTCTAGTCTATGTCTTGATGTCCCTACTGATGATTTTAATGAATATAAAAAACCTCCCGGCTATGTTTGTTATGATCATAGAAGATGCCTTCAATTTTAAGGCAATCTTTGGAGGACTTGCAGGATCTGCTATGGTTGAGGGGATCAAAAGAGGACTTTATTCTAATGAGGCTGGTATGGGTTCTGCTCCAAATGCAGCGGCAAGTGCTGTTGTAAGCCACCCTGCAAAACAAGGATTGGTACAGATGATATCAGTATTTATTGATACCCTGCTCATATGTACAGCTACTGCTTTTATGGGGCTCATATCTGGTGTTGCACCAAGTGCAGAGCTTGCAGGTTCAGCCTATATACAAAAATCCCTATCGACAGTCTTTGGGTCTTATGGATATTTCTTTATATCCCTTTGCCTGGTGTTTTTTGCCTTTACCACCCTTTTGGGCAACCTATTTTATTGTGATTCATGTCTGACCTACCTAAAAAAAGAAATACCATCAGATAAATTTATGCTTATTTTTAGGATCGCAGCTATAATATTGATATTTTTAGGAGCCGGCATGGAGATGGATTTAGCATGGTCTCTAGCAGACTTGCTTATGGGAATCATGTGTCTAATAAATATAATCTCTATCCTAGTCTTGTCCAAAGAGGCCTTTGCTTGTCTGGATGACTACAAAAGTCAGAGAAAAGAGGGCAAGGACCCAGTGTTTTTGGCGAAAAATATAGGAATGAATGAAGAGAAATTAGATTTTTGGAAATAA
- a CDS encoding LCP family protein yields the protein MKIKRFFAIIFVFLVSFLGSRLILSYLDHQSSKETYADNPTFEDNAAEKTENEYLILMVGVDKNSAEVVDEDFTRTDTIMLVRANAKTGEVKLLSIPRDSRVLVRNSFDKVNHAHAYGGIELTMQTLRNFLGLDIDYYVQVNYQALIDIVNAIGGVDYEVPEGVNIKRGSLEIKEGMNHFDGRETMWYLRTRNIYNNGDIGRVNAQQDFMKAMVDQMVKKSKEMDLMAVITSYIKHVKTNLPMSAMVDLLKNIGKFSSDKVDMEIVPGMEQTMNGISYYIPDYEKTWTIRDELFSSFKLKNWTKEDSGYMEYADFGHIIDQSSYNGLIPYSEFEKQLVEEEEKKNEAKETIKKAPNLGD from the coding sequence ATGAAGATAAAAAGATTTTTCGCCATTATTTTTGTCTTTTTAGTCTCTTTTTTGGGCTCAAGGTTGATACTTTCCTACCTTGACCACCAATCTAGCAAAGAGACTTATGCAGACAACCCAACTTTTGAGGATAATGCAGCAGAAAAAACAGAAAATGAATATTTGATATTGATGGTAGGAGTTGACAAAAACTCTGCAGAGGTGGTCGATGAGGATTTCACTCGTACTGACACTATCATGCTAGTGAGAGCCAATGCCAAAACTGGTGAGGTAAAACTTTTGTCCATTCCTAGAGACTCCAGGGTCCTAGTCAGAAACTCCTTTGACAAGGTCAACCACGCCCACGCCTATGGTGGGATAGAACTTACCATGCAGACTCTGAGGAATTTTTTGGGTCTTGATATAGACTACTATGTCCAGGTCAACTACCAAGCCCTAATCGATATAGTTAATGCCATAGGTGGTGTAGACTATGAGGTTCCAGAGGGTGTAAATATAAAAAGAGGATCCCTAGAGATCAAAGAAGGCATGAACCATTTTGATGGTAGGGAAACCATGTGGTATTTGAGGACTAGAAATATCTACAACAACGGGGATATAGGCAGGGTCAATGCCCAGCAGGACTTTATGAAGGCCATGGTCGATCAGATGGTCAAAAAATCCAAGGAAATGGACCTCATGGCAGTCATAACTTCCTATATAAAACACGTCAAAACCAATCTGCCAATGTCAGCCATGGTAGACCTTTTGAAAAATATAGGCAAATTTTCATCAGACAAGGTTGATATGGAGATAGTCCCAGGTATGGAGCAGACTATGAATGGGATAAGCTATTATATACCTGATTATGAAAAAACTTGGACCATAAGAGATGAACTATTTTCTTCTTTCAAACTCAAAAATTGGACCAAGGAAGACTCAGGCTATATGGAGTATGCAGATTTTGGCCACATCATAGACCAATCTTCTTATAATGGACTCATTCCTTATAGTGAGTTTGAAAAACAACTAGTCGAAGAAGAAGAAAAGAAAAATGAAGCAAAAGAGACTATAAAAAAAGCCCCAAATTTAGGCGATTGA
- a CDS encoding collagen binding domain-containing protein, producing MKEGLRSKILAFVLPMMMVLAFFVPGLKANAAEAVEAKKSEQAAGKYRIELNISHIDTRVNEKDDIKANARQVKYFKLDSKKYEGKDYLEIAKRLHDLPMAEVEKEFGPGVLSEKSKIFYEEKLVDRLKPNLYDKERTFEKIVIDNLEEGLYLIKETDESKKAYDQKLVTTIEKLDAKSAAEGILIVNLKKTVKNPKTTITLRKVDKNDKNIKLDKVEFYLYKKEGDKDLAVSAEGKNGSYLYKATGTAPSTLTTWNGGEIIVENLPEGEYFFEEKTPAPGYDKTNIGAKSAIVKPSGSVTVENSRTPTLKKIDENKSKYLQNAVFNLYKKDKTLLKFKENNKGYVLDEKGKADLVTNADGYIYLLDLADGEYYFKETKAPDKYILDEKEHHFKIKNGLVDNKDKFLLVTNKPEKPETPVEKKGGHNFVKTDDTKDAKRLAGAVFKVQKVVDGKYTDVIRDGKIYTVTSSSDGSFYVDGLPYEGDGTKYALRETKAPDGYVQTSSVIEFTIDGVSKQNPAVFIKNKKNDIPPVPPTYNPPTTTYTPPDVPKIVRGPLVKTGDIKIIIMAIVGVLMIIVGKRLVVKSDRKLRAGIK from the coding sequence ATGAAAGAGGGACTAAGATCGAAGATTCTGGCTTTTGTTTTGCCTATGATGATGGTTCTTGCTTTTTTCGTGCCTGGTCTAAAGGCAAATGCGGCAGAAGCAGTAGAAGCTAAAAAGTCTGAACAAGCTGCTGGCAAATACAGAATAGAGCTAAATATAAGCCACATAGATACAAGGGTAAATGAAAAGGATGACATAAAGGCCAATGCTAGGCAGGTGAAATATTTTAAGCTTGATAGCAAAAAATATGAAGGCAAGGATTACCTAGAGATTGCAAAAAGGCTCCATGACCTACCAATGGCAGAGGTAGAAAAGGAATTTGGACCTGGGGTCTTATCAGAAAAATCAAAAATATTTTATGAAGAAAAGCTAGTAGATAGGTTAAAACCAAATCTTTATGATAAAGAAAGAACTTTTGAAAAAATAGTAATAGACAATCTAGAAGAGGGTCTTTACCTTATAAAAGAAACAGATGAATCAAAAAAGGCCTATGACCAAAAATTGGTGACAACTATAGAAAAGCTTGATGCAAAATCAGCTGCTGAAGGTATTTTGATTGTCAACCTAAAAAAGACTGTCAAAAACCCAAAAACAACTATTACCCTAAGAAAAGTTGACAAAAATGATAAAAATATAAAGCTTGATAAGGTTGAATTTTATCTTTACAAAAAAGAAGGAGATAAAGACCTTGCAGTATCAGCTGAGGGTAAAAATGGATCATACCTATACAAGGCTACAGGTACTGCACCAAGCACTCTAACTACATGGAACGGTGGTGAAATTATAGTAGAAAACCTACCAGAAGGTGAATATTTCTTTGAAGAAAAAACACCTGCCCCTGGTTATGACAAGACAAATATAGGTGCAAAATCTGCTATAGTAAAACCTAGTGGATCAGTTACTGTAGAAAACTCTAGAACCCCAACCCTAAAAAAGATTGATGAGAACAAGAGCAAATACCTACAAAACGCCGTATTTAACCTATACAAAAAAGATAAGACTTTATTAAAATTCAAAGAGAATAACAAGGGTTATGTTCTTGATGAAAAAGGCAAGGCCGACCTTGTGACAAATGCTGATGGATATATATACTTATTAGACCTAGCTGATGGTGAGTATTATTTCAAAGAGACCAAGGCTCCTGATAAATATATCCTAGATGAAAAAGAACATCATTTCAAGATCAAAAATGGCTTGGTTGACAACAAAGATAAGTTTCTTTTGGTTACCAACAAACCAGAAAAACCAGAAACACCTGTTGAGAAAAAAGGTGGTCACAACTTTGTCAAAACTGATGACACCAAGGATGCCAAAAGGCTTGCTGGTGCGGTTTTCAAAGTTCAAAAAGTTGTAGATGGAAAATACACAGATGTTATCAGAGATGGAAAGATCTATACTGTGACCTCATCTAGCGATGGTAGTTTTTATGTGGATGGCTTGCCTTATGAAGGTGATGGGACAAAATATGCCCTAAGGGAGACCAAGGCTCCTGATGGCTATGTCCAAACATCAAGTGTCATAGAATTTACAATAGATGGTGTGAGCAAGCAAAACCCAGCTGTATTTATAAAAAACAAGAAAAATGACATCCCACCTGTCCCACCAACTTACAACCCACCAACAACGACCTACACACCACCAGATGTGCCAAAGATTGTCAGAGGCCCACTTGTAAAAACTGGTGATATAAAAATTATAATCATGGCTATAGTTGGAGTCTTGATGATCATAGTAGGTAAGAGATTAGTAGTAAAAAGCGATAGAAAATTAAGAGCTGGTATAAAATAG
- a CDS encoding class C sortase, with translation MKKEIKLTKKSSLGYILILVGLLLLTVPLGLRSYHDYRARAKRADFEKIESVKTDSEIEEENKKAAAYNEIIKNSDMTVQDPFTTDNYQNQYEIFTTTNTPFAYLSIPKLDKYLPIYLDATNEHISRGVAQVAGTAIPIGGPGTRSAIAGHRGWWGDTMFLYVDELEPGDYIYIERAKSTMRYIVTDKEVISPYDWDKLAPRGDLDMISLLTCSPFLPPRPDRLLVNAIRDESAPASEFELPNGDLKISEKSDEKSAQLVKMTRLASLAGAILGTVFFVWTLVVFVKRIKYTIKK, from the coding sequence TTGAAAAAAGAAATCAAACTGACTAAAAAATCTAGCCTAGGCTATATACTTATCCTGGTGGGACTCCTTCTTTTGACAGTGCCCCTAGGCTTGAGATCCTATCACGATTATAGGGCAAGGGCCAAGAGAGCTGATTTTGAAAAAATAGAGAGTGTAAAAACCGATAGCGAGATTGAAGAAGAAAATAAAAAGGCAGCAGCCTACAATGAGATCATAAAAAACTCAGATATGACTGTCCAGGACCCCTTTACAACGGATAATTATCAAAACCAATACGAGATATTTACAACAACAAATACACCCTTTGCCTACCTATCTATACCAAAACTAGATAAGTATTTGCCAATATACTTAGATGCTACAAATGAGCACATATCCAGAGGAGTAGCCCAGGTAGCAGGCACAGCCATCCCAATAGGAGGGCCTGGCACAAGATCAGCCATAGCTGGCCACAGGGGCTGGTGGGGAGACACCATGTTTTTGTATGTAGACGAGCTAGAACCAGGCGACTACATCTATATAGAAAGAGCCAAGTCTACTATGCGATACATAGTAACAGACAAGGAAGTCATAAGCCCATACGACTGGGACAAACTCGCCCCAAGGGGAGATCTCGATATGATAAGTCTTTTGACCTGTAGTCCATTTTTGCCACCAAGACCTGATAGGCTCCTGGTAAATGCCATAAGAGACGAATCAGCCCCAGCAAGTGAATTTGAACTACCAAATGGAGACCTTAAAATAAGCGAAAAATCAGATGAAAAAAGTGCACAACTAGTAAAAATGACCAGACTAGCAAGCCTAGCAGGAGCAATACTAGGAACAGTCTTCTTTGTATGGACTCTGGTAGTTTTTGTCAAAAGAATTAAATATACTATTAAAAAATAG
- a CDS encoding class C sortase produces MTKARKNKLIFVAIFLFGLLIFSYPLISQKYYEIKAEDKVVEFVKGAKEIPPEDLEKRMALAKAYNDTLDPSRLSDPYTDMEKKGRAEYARMLEVHEMLGHINVPKIKTDIPIYAGTSEEVLQKGAGHLEGTSLPIGGNSTHTVITAHRGLPNAKLFRNLDQLVEGDVFYITNIKETIAYKVDKIKVVEPSEFEDVLVVENADLATLLTCTPYMINSHRLLVRGHRIDYQAAIDDGIANTPRARIDFFRMILLMIPIIIFLTLALFRERKKTSELTKELAEIEKRNQTD; encoded by the coding sequence ATGACTAAGGCTAGAAAAAACAAGCTAATCTTTGTAGCGATTTTCCTTTTTGGTCTTTTGATCTTCTCCTATCCCCTTATCAGTCAGAAATATTATGAGATCAAGGCTGAGGACAAGGTTGTAGAGTTTGTCAAGGGGGCCAAGGAAATCCCACCAGAGGACCTAGAAAAAAGAATGGCCCTAGCCAAGGCCTACAATGACACCCTAGACCCATCCAGGCTTTCTGACCCTTATACCGATATGGAAAAGAAAGGACGAGCAGAATACGCCAGGATGCTAGAAGTCCACGAGATGCTTGGACATATCAATGTGCCAAAGATCAAAACCGATATACCAATCTACGCTGGTACAAGTGAAGAAGTCCTACAAAAAGGAGCGGGCCACTTGGAGGGTACGAGTTTGCCTATAGGGGGCAACTCTACCCACACAGTTATCACAGCCCACAGGGGCCTACCAAATGCCAAACTTTTTAGAAACTTAGACCAATTGGTAGAAGGCGATGTATTTTATATCACAAATATCAAGGAGACTATTGCCTACAAGGTAGACAAGATCAAGGTTGTAGAACCATCCGAGTTTGAGGATGTTTTGGTTGTAGAAAATGCCGACCTAGCAACTCTTTTAACCTGTACACCCTACATGATCAACTCCCACAGGCTTTTGGTCAGAGGTCACAGGATAGATTACCAGGCGGCCATAGATGATGGTATAGCCAATACACCTAGGGCGAGGATTGACTTTTTTAGGATGATCCTACTTATGATCCCTATAATAATCTTCTTGACCCTGGCACTTTTTAGGGAGAGGAAAAAAACAAGTGAACTTACAAAGGAGCTAGCAGAAATTGAAAAAAGAAATCAAACTGACTAA